In Silene latifolia isolate original U9 population chromosome 3, ASM4854445v1, whole genome shotgun sequence, a single window of DNA contains:
- the LOC141648391 gene encoding uncharacterized protein LOC141648391 produces MSMRIKAVVDKFVEELKEALEADIQDRMMKEREMQSYIEEREREVAEREAAWKAQLSRREAEIARQEAKLKMERENLEKEKSVLMGTASNQDNQDGALEITVSGEKYRCLRFSKAKK; encoded by the exons ATGTCAATGAGGATAAAAGCAGTGGTGGATAAATTTGTAGAGGAATTAAAGGAAGCATTAGAAGCAGATATACAAGATAGAATGATGAAAGAAAGAGAAATGCAAAGTTATATTGAAGAACGTGAACGTGAAGTTGCTGAACGTGAAGCTGCTTGGAAAGCTCAACTCTCTCGTCGTGAG GCCGAGATTGCTCGTCAAGAAGCCAAACTAAAGATGGAGAGAGAAAACCTAGAGAAGGAGAAAAGTGTTCTGATGGGAACTGCATCTAATCAAGATAACCAGGATGGAGCGCTTGAAATCACCGTCAGTGGAGAGAAGTATCGTTGCCTGAGATTCTCAAAGGCTAAGAAATGA
- the LOC141648380 gene encoding pentatricopeptide repeat-containing protein At2g03880, mitochondrial: MYQNFTSVKPNVSKRVFLQLLRSYYSLPANSPQNGSKFTHIIDEFGKFCYQKDLPKAINAMKCLENHGLWGSSVAYSELIKCCTYNKAIKEGKIVHNHLISNGHKPKLFLLTMLINMYAKFNLLGDAEKLFDEMPERNVVTWTTMISAYSNAKIRHKALEFLVLMLRDQVAPNMYTFSSVLRACDGLSMLREVHCGIVKYGLESDVFVRSALIDAYAKWGELSDAVTVFEEFVTGDMVVWNSIIGAFAQNSDGNEALSLFKKMKRAGFPAKQATLTSTLRAVSGLTLLELGRQIHVHVLKYDKDLILNNALLDMYCKCGDLDAARLAFSQMVDRDVVSWSTMIAGLAQNGFSKDALALFEKMKVSGPTPNYITMVGVLFACSHAGLLDQGWCYFRSMKKVFGIEPGREHYGCMIDLLSRAGKLDDAVKLLDEMNVKKCEPDIVTWRTLLGACRVHRNSDLAIYAAKQILEVEPDDVGTCVLLSNIYENSQRWEDSMALRKTMREKGMKKEPGCSWIEVDKKIHAFTFRDLSHPRIQDIIVELNELIMKLRGAGYVPDTEFILQDLEREQKEDSLQYHSEKLAIVFGLMSLPKESIIRVKKNLRICGDCHLFAKLVAKLEKRVIVIRDQVRYHHFQNGTCSCGDYW, from the coding sequence ATGTACCAAAATTTCACCTCAGTAAAACCAAATGTCAGTAAAAGAGTATTTCTACAGTTATTACGTTCTTATTATTCACTCCCAGCAAATTCACCACAAAATGGATCAAAATTTACTCACATAATTGATGAATTTGGTAAATTTTGCTACCAAAAAGATTTACCCAAAGCTATAAATGCCATGAAATGTCTAGAAAACCATGGATTATGGGGTAGTTCTGTAGCTTACTCTGAATTAATAAAATGTTGCACTTATAATAAAGCAATTAAAGAGGGTAAAATTGTTCATAATCATTTAATCTCAAATGGGCATAAACCCAAATTGTTTTTACTAACCATGTTAATTAATATGTATGCAAAATTTAATCTTTTGGGTGATGCAGAGAaactgtttgatgaaatgcctgaGAGAAATGTTGTAACTTGGACCACCATGATCTCTGCTTATTCCAATGCTAAGATTAGGCATAAGGCTTTGGAGTTTCTTGTTTTGATGCTTAGGGATCAGGTTGCGCCGAATATGTATACGTTTTCGTCGGTTTTGAGAGCGTGTGACGGGTTGTCGATGTTGAGGGAAGTACATTGTGGTATTGTTAAGTATGGGTTGGAGTCTGATGTTTTTGTTAGGAGTGCTTTGATTGATGCTTACGCGAAATGGGGTGAGTTAAGTGATGCAGTGACGGTTTTTGAGGAATTTGTAACAGGGGATATGGTTGTTTGGAACTCGATAATAGGGGCGTTTGCGCAGAATAGTGATGGGAATGAGGCGTTGAGTTTGTTTAAGAAGATGAAGAGGGCTGGTTTTCCGGCTAAGCAGGCGACTTTAACGAGCACTTTGAGAGCGGTTTCTGGTTTAACATTGTTAGAATTAGGAAGACAAATACATGTTCATGTGTTGAAGTATGATAAAGATTTGATCCTTAATAACGCGCTCCTTGATATGTATTGCAAATGTGGTGATTTGGATGCTGCACGCTTGGCTTTTAGTCAGATGGTTGATAGAGATGTTGTCTCGTGGAGCACTATGATTGCTGGGTTGGCTCAAAATGGTTTCAGCAAAGACGCGCTAGCTTTGTTCGAGAAGATGAAAGTTTCAGGGCCGACACCAAACTATATAACCATGGTTGGTGTCTTATTTGCTTGTAGTCATGCTGGTCTTTTAGATCAAGGATGGTGTTACTTTCGGTCAATGAAGAAGGTTTTCGGGATTGAACCAGGGAGGGAACATTATGGTTGTATGATTGATCTACTCAGTCGGGCAGGCAAGCTTGACGATGCTGTCAAATTACTCGATGAAATGAACGTAAAGAAGTGTGAACCGGATATAGTAACTTGGAGAACTCTTCTAGGTGCTTGTAGGGTTCATAGAAATAGTGATTTAGCCATTTATGCTGCTAAGCAAATCTTGGAGGTTGAACCCGATGATGTAGGGACATGCGTGTTATTATCGAACATTTATGAAAATTCTCAACGATGGGAAGATTCCATGGCTTTGAGAAAGACGATGAGAGAAAAAGGAATGAAGAAGGAACCGGGGTGTAGTTGGATTGAAGTAGACAAAAAGATTCATGCTTTCACTTTCAGAGATTTGTCACATCCTCGGATACAAGACATTATTGTGGAGCTAAATGAACTGATCATGAAACTTAGAGGGGCGGGTTATGTCCCCGACACAGAGTTCATCTTGCAGGATCTCGaaagggaacaaaaggaagactCACTTCAATATCATAGCGAGAAATTGGCTATTGTATTTGGATTGATGAGCTTACCTAAGGAAAGTATCATTCGGGTAAAGAAGAACCTTAGGATATGTGGCGATTGCCACCTCTTTGCGAAACTTGTTGCAAAATTAGAGAAAAGAGTTATTGTGATTCGAGACCAAGTAAGATATCATCACTTTCAAAATGGAACTTGCTCCTGTGGCGATTATTGGTAG